One genomic region from Spirosoma sp. KCTC 42546 encodes:
- a CDS encoding acetylxylan esterase yields the protein MAARVDLVIVLPGNFSIQPKITIYTAIGYEQLTSQVAITAIVGDFGYPTPANGQGNLQNQYLNLNPFVGKRFGNERFSIDATVGLDIAVGLLSREFGKVQPEYPFLQMSDQRRPIPDVDLRPRLNLTGYYRMFGLSAGYSHGLSNYAGKQLSTDALIYAHFWRVGIAYRFGKHT from the coding sequence ATGGCCGCAAGAGTGGATTTAGTTATAGTATTGCCGGGCAATTTCAGCATTCAACCAAAAATAACTATCTATACGGCGATAGGCTATGAACAGCTAACGAGTCAAGTGGCTATTACGGCAATTGTTGGCGACTTTGGCTATCCTACACCAGCCAATGGCCAGGGTAACCTACAAAATCAGTATTTAAATCTGAACCCATTTGTCGGAAAGCGATTTGGTAACGAACGGTTTAGTATTGATGCAACTGTCGGCCTGGATATTGCCGTTGGTTTACTCAGTCGTGAGTTTGGTAAAGTCCAGCCAGAATACCCATTTCTACAAATGTCGGATCAGAGACGCCCGATTCCTGACGTCGACTTACGTCCTCGCCTGAACCTGACAGGCTATTACCGGATGTTCGGTTTGAGTGCCGGTTATTCGCATGGGTTATCTAATTATGCCGGGAAGCAATTGAGTACTGATGCCCTCATTTATGCTCACTTCTGGCGTGTGGGAATTGCGTATCGATTCGGGAAGCATACTTAA
- a CDS encoding sugar phosphate isomerase/epimerase, translating to MNYSEKITRQQFLKLGALATSAALLPQLDAFAASPKKVGLQLYTLRDLMAKDPDSTLKKVAEIGYKEVELFGYSDGKFFGKTPKEFAAQLKSLGLSVPSGHYTTGKTMPNAKGTLTNDWKRAVDDAATLGQKYMVCAYLFPDERKKLDDYKQFADLFNKSAEVVKAAGMQFCYHNHDFEFKEIDGKLPYDVLLSGTDKNLVKLELDLYWATFANQDPVALFKKHPGRFPLWHIKDMEKTAERAFAPVGTGSINFQRIFDAKKTAGMTHYFVEQDVCKLPPLESIAISYKNVEKLKV from the coding sequence ATGAATTACTCCGAAAAGATTACCCGCCAGCAGTTTCTGAAATTGGGGGCTTTAGCTACGTCGGCAGCTTTATTGCCTCAACTCGATGCCTTTGCAGCCTCACCGAAGAAAGTTGGATTGCAGTTGTACACCCTGCGGGATCTGATGGCAAAAGACCCGGATAGTACGTTGAAAAAAGTGGCCGAAATAGGCTATAAAGAAGTAGAGCTGTTTGGGTATTCGGATGGTAAGTTCTTTGGCAAAACACCTAAAGAGTTTGCTGCCCAGTTAAAAAGCCTGGGTCTGTCGGTTCCCAGTGGTCATTACACAACGGGCAAAACGATGCCCAATGCTAAAGGAACCCTTACCAATGACTGGAAGCGCGCTGTTGACGATGCCGCAACACTCGGTCAGAAATACATGGTTTGCGCCTATTTATTCCCAGACGAACGGAAAAAACTGGATGACTACAAACAGTTTGCCGACCTATTCAACAAATCGGCGGAAGTTGTAAAAGCGGCTGGTATGCAGTTTTGCTACCATAACCACGATTTTGAGTTTAAGGAAATCGATGGAAAACTGCCCTATGATGTGCTGTTAAGCGGTACTGATAAGAACTTAGTGAAACTTGAACTTGATCTGTACTGGGCTACGTTCGCCAATCAGGATCCCGTTGCTTTGTTCAAAAAGCACCCCGGTCGTTTCCCCTTATGGCATATCAAAGACATGGAAAAAACAGCCGAACGGGCGTTTGCGCCAGTGGGTACCGGCTCCATTAACTTCCAGCGTATTTTCGATGCCAAGAAAACCGCAGGTATGACCCATTATTTTGTGGAGCAGGATGTGTGCAAACTTCCACCCCTGGAGTCGATTGCCATCAGCTACAAGAATGTGGAGAAATTGAAGGTGTAA
- a CDS encoding GH1 family beta-glucosidase: protein MINQPDSLPFDHSSFGPDFVWGTATAAYQIEGAVDRDGRTPCVWDTFSRQKGKIKTGETADVACEFYDRYESDLLLHKELGFNAFRFSISWSRILPEGIGPMHGGRINEAGIAFYDRLIDHCLQLGITPWITLYHWDLPHALELKGGWPNRKIVDWFADFADVCTKSFGHKVKHWIILNEPLAFSVLGYFTGQHAPGRRSFRNLLPVIHHTALAQAEGGRIVRQNVPDALVGTTFSCSPIDPFTPSDQAAAARVDALMNRLFIEPALGLGYPTKELPFLAGIAKKVAKPGDMERLAFDFDFVGLQHYFRAVVEQSYFMPYLWAKDVSPLRRNVQTITEMGWEVYPESMYRIIQQFAQYEGIKKIYITESGAAFYDRVERGEVNDIARVNYHQNYLQQVLRSKQDGFPVDGYFAWTFLDNFEWAEGYRPRFGLVYVDFRTQQRIVKASGRWFQQLLTNVQIRGNVGR, encoded by the coding sequence TTGATAAACCAGCCTGATTCGTTACCTTTTGACCACAGTTCGTTCGGCCCTGATTTTGTATGGGGAACAGCTACCGCAGCTTACCAAATTGAAGGCGCTGTTGACCGCGATGGGCGGACACCCTGCGTTTGGGATACCTTCAGTCGCCAGAAAGGCAAAATCAAAACCGGCGAAACAGCCGATGTAGCCTGCGAATTCTACGACCGCTACGAATCCGACCTCCTGCTGCATAAAGAACTAGGATTCAATGCCTTCCGCTTTTCCATATCGTGGTCAAGGATTCTGCCCGAGGGCATTGGTCCGATGCATGGCGGGCGTATCAATGAAGCCGGGATTGCTTTTTATGACCGACTTATCGACCACTGTCTTCAGTTGGGTATTACCCCCTGGATCACGCTCTACCATTGGGATTTACCCCATGCGCTTGAACTGAAAGGGGGCTGGCCCAATCGAAAAATAGTGGACTGGTTCGCTGACTTTGCCGACGTTTGTACCAAATCCTTTGGCCACAAGGTGAAGCACTGGATTATTCTGAACGAGCCACTGGCGTTTTCTGTACTGGGTTATTTTACGGGTCAGCACGCACCCGGTCGGCGGAGTTTCCGGAATCTGCTCCCGGTTATTCATCATACTGCCCTGGCACAGGCCGAAGGCGGACGTATCGTTAGACAGAACGTGCCCGATGCGCTGGTGGGTACAACCTTTTCCTGCTCGCCCATCGATCCATTTACCCCCAGCGATCAGGCGGCAGCCGCCCGCGTGGATGCGCTCATGAACCGGCTCTTTATTGAGCCTGCGCTGGGATTGGGTTATCCAACGAAAGAGCTACCTTTCCTGGCAGGTATTGCGAAAAAAGTGGCTAAACCTGGGGATATGGAACGGCTCGCCTTCGATTTTGATTTCGTTGGCCTACAACACTATTTCCGGGCGGTGGTGGAGCAATCTTATTTCATGCCGTACCTGTGGGCCAAAGATGTGTCGCCCCTCCGGCGCAATGTGCAGACCATTACCGAGATGGGCTGGGAAGTTTACCCCGAAAGCATGTACCGGATCATACAACAGTTTGCGCAGTACGAAGGCATCAAGAAAATCTACATAACCGAAAGCGGAGCCGCCTTTTATGATCGGGTTGAACGAGGAGAAGTAAACGACATTGCCCGGGTTAATTACCACCAGAATTACCTGCAACAGGTGTTACGGTCTAAACAGGATGGATTTCCGGTTGATGGTTATTTTGCCTGGACGTTTCTGGACAACTTTGAATGGGCGGAAGGGTATCGGCCTCGGTTTGGCCTGGTATATGTCGATTTCAGAACGCAACAACGAATCGTAAAAGCATCGGGACGCTGGTTTCAGCAGTTGTTGACAAACGTACAAATCAGGGGTAATGTCGGCCGTTAA
- a CDS encoding bile acid:sodium symporter family protein, whose translation MAKTSLSSLLTRVGLDWFILALLGMIGLAKLWPEPGIQKGLFSLSSLATYGVSLIFFFYGLKLNFSQLREGLRNYRLHLVIHLTTFVVFPAVVLVARSLLLTPDTELLWLGIFYVAALPSTVSSAVVMVSIAGGNIPAAIFNASISSLIGVFITPLWMSYLVVATTGQYDLAGVIWKLTLQVILPVILGLLLNQRLGWLAARYKTALRYFDQFTILLIVYTAFCESFALHSFEKISVDDLLWLAALMLGLFFLIFGMITLLSRFLNFNREDRITALFCGSKKSLVQGSVMANVLFPGSMAGVVLLPIMIFHALQLIVASIIAQSMARQLEKTNGTQA comes from the coding sequence ATGGCAAAAACATCTCTAAGTTCCCTTCTTACCCGCGTTGGGCTCGACTGGTTTATTCTCGCTTTATTGGGCATGATTGGGTTAGCCAAGCTCTGGCCTGAACCGGGTATTCAGAAAGGTCTCTTCTCATTATCTTCCCTTGCCACTTACGGCGTTTCCCTAATTTTTTTCTTTTATGGATTGAAACTGAATTTTAGCCAGTTGCGTGAAGGATTACGTAATTACCGGCTCCATTTGGTTATCCATCTCACTACATTCGTGGTATTCCCAGCGGTTGTATTAGTCGCCCGCTCGCTGCTGCTCACGCCCGATACGGAGCTCTTATGGCTGGGGATTTTTTATGTTGCCGCTCTGCCGTCAACGGTTTCGTCGGCGGTGGTGATGGTGTCAATTGCGGGAGGCAATATTCCGGCGGCTATTTTCAACGCCAGTATTTCAAGTCTGATTGGCGTATTCATTACCCCACTCTGGATGAGCTATTTAGTAGTCGCGACGACCGGACAATACGACCTGGCGGGTGTAATCTGGAAATTGACGCTACAGGTTATTCTGCCCGTTATATTGGGTCTTTTACTGAATCAGCGATTGGGTTGGCTGGCTGCCCGTTACAAAACAGCGCTTCGGTATTTCGATCAGTTCACAATTCTCCTCATCGTATACACCGCCTTCTGCGAATCATTTGCACTTCACTCATTCGAGAAGATTTCTGTGGATGATTTGCTCTGGCTGGCCGCACTGATGCTGGGTTTATTCTTTCTAATTTTTGGGATGATTACCCTTCTCAGCCGGTTCCTGAATTTTAATCGCGAGGACCGCATTACAGCGTTGTTCTGTGGCTCCAAGAAATCGCTGGTGCAGGGGAGTGTAATGGCAAATGTGCTGTTTCCAGGAAGTATGGCGGGCGTTGTACTACTCCCGATTATGATCTTCCATGCCCTCCAATTGATCGTGGCCAGCATTATAGCCCAGTCTATGGCCAGACAGCTCGAAAAAACAAACGGCACTCAGGCCTGA
- a CDS encoding DUF72 domain-containing protein, which yields MSIHIGTSGWSYDHWQGVLYPHSTPVHDRLGYYVQRFQTVELNSSFYRWPKQSTFASWRRRLPDGFQLTVKAPRGLTHAKKLYAPEIWMERIKTCWHELRDKRAVLLVQLSPNQACDYNRLAYFLDQVPSWMRVAVEFRHSSWQSESIFAVLEQHQVAYCIMSGAKLPCILRATAPFVYVRLHGPDTEHLYGGSYSDTDLRWWADRIQEWAGMGKDVFVYFNNDGGGNAVRNAETLRWIVG from the coding sequence ATGAGTATTCATATTGGTACATCGGGTTGGAGTTACGATCACTGGCAAGGCGTTTTATACCCGCACAGTACGCCCGTTCACGACCGGCTTGGCTACTACGTGCAACGCTTCCAGACGGTGGAGCTCAACAGTAGTTTCTACCGATGGCCAAAGCAGTCCACCTTTGCCAGTTGGCGACGGCGCTTACCTGATGGTTTCCAACTGACAGTCAAAGCACCTCGTGGACTCACCCACGCCAAAAAGCTCTATGCGCCTGAAATCTGGATGGAGCGAATCAAAACGTGCTGGCACGAACTGCGCGACAAACGAGCCGTTTTGCTGGTACAGCTATCACCCAATCAGGCCTGTGATTATAATCGGTTAGCCTATTTTCTGGACCAGGTACCTAGCTGGATGCGTGTTGCTGTGGAGTTTCGGCATTCGAGTTGGCAGAGCGAGTCCATTTTTGCCGTATTGGAGCAGCACCAAGTGGCCTATTGCATCATGAGCGGAGCAAAATTGCCCTGTATTCTGCGGGCTACGGCTCCATTTGTGTACGTACGGCTTCATGGCCCCGATACGGAACACCTTTATGGCGGCTCTTATTCAGATACTGATTTGCGCTGGTGGGCGGACCGTATTCAGGAGTGGGCTGGAATGGGGAAAGATGTATTTGTCTATTTCAATAACGACGGTGGTGGCAACGCCGTACGAAATGCGGAAACATTACGTTGGATAGTTGGCTAA
- a CDS encoding acetyl-CoA hydrolase/transferase family protein, translating into MSFHLPITSPEQAVSAIQSGNRVFIHSVAQTPHVLIKAMVARAQELSNVEVCHMHTEGPLPYLDEQYRHSFRANSFFIGANMRKQLNQGIGDYVPIFLSEIPLLFQRNILPIDVALIQVSPPDAHGFCSLGPSVDISLAAIHAATYVIAQINPRVPRTHGDGLIPVSMLHAAIEVDEPIYEVRPGEISALDRKIGQNVASLVDDGATLQLGIGGIPNATLAELIHHRGLGIHTEMFSDGVIDLVERGVITGENKVILPYRIVSCFVMGTKRVYDFIDDNPGVAMKQVSFTNDTSIIRRNPKVTAINSAIEIDLTGQVCADTIGTYQYSGVGGQMDFVRGASLSEGGKPIFALASTTTKGQSKIVPFLKEGAGVTTTRAHVHYIVTEFGVANLYGQNLRQRARSLINIAHPDHQEELERQAFARFGSL; encoded by the coding sequence ATGTCCTTTCATCTTCCGATTACGAGTCCAGAGCAAGCCGTTTCGGCGATCCAGTCGGGCAACCGCGTATTTATCCATAGCGTTGCCCAAACACCCCACGTACTCATCAAGGCAATGGTGGCCCGTGCACAGGAACTTTCCAATGTGGAGGTTTGCCATATGCATACCGAAGGCCCCCTGCCCTATCTGGATGAACAATACCGCCATTCATTCCGCGCGAACTCGTTCTTCATTGGTGCCAATATGCGGAAGCAACTCAATCAGGGCATCGGCGATTACGTCCCCATTTTTCTGAGCGAAATCCCTCTGTTGTTCCAGCGAAATATCCTGCCGATTGATGTGGCCTTGATTCAGGTATCTCCCCCAGATGCACACGGGTTCTGTTCGCTGGGCCCTTCGGTCGATATTTCATTAGCGGCCATCCATGCTGCCACCTATGTAATTGCACAAATCAACCCCCGCGTACCCCGCACGCATGGGGACGGGCTCATTCCCGTTTCGATGCTGCATGCTGCGATTGAGGTTGATGAACCTATCTATGAAGTACGGCCGGGTGAGATCAGTGCACTGGATCGTAAAATCGGGCAAAACGTAGCCAGTCTTGTCGATGATGGGGCTACTCTCCAACTCGGCATTGGCGGCATCCCAAATGCTACCCTGGCCGAACTCATTCATCACCGGGGGCTGGGTATCCATACCGAAATGTTCTCGGATGGGGTTATTGATCTGGTAGAGCGGGGGGTCATTACCGGCGAGAATAAAGTGATACTTCCCTACCGCATTGTTTCCTGTTTTGTGATGGGTACTAAACGGGTCTATGATTTTATTGACGACAATCCTGGCGTTGCCATGAAGCAGGTCAGCTTTACCAACGATACGTCCATCATCCGGCGCAATCCAAAGGTGACTGCTATTAATTCAGCCATCGAAATTGACCTGACAGGACAGGTTTGCGCCGACACCATCGGAACCTATCAGTATTCAGGAGTGGGTGGCCAGATGGATTTTGTACGGGGAGCCAGCTTATCGGAGGGCGGCAAGCCAATTTTTGCACTAGCCTCTACAACAACGAAAGGCCAGAGTAAAATTGTCCCGTTTTTAAAAGAAGGTGCGGGGGTTACAACCACTCGTGCGCACGTTCACTACATCGTAACTGAATTTGGGGTTGCGAATCTGTACGGGCAAAATCTGCGTCAGCGCGCCCGCTCCCTCATCAACATCGCTCACCCCGACCATCAGGAAGAATTGGAACGACAGGCGTTTGCCCGCTTTGGAAGTTTATAG
- a CDS encoding helix-turn-helix domain-containing protein codes for MNSQLVEADERLATVFSHFYSVQLDKSEPAIQQQLLPNYELLLIVNFGPDVPFSLGDNHHTIHQTAVLGPLQKMLTYTLPPGADVIVVNFTLNGFYRLLGVPMQQLKPGELYDPDILLDKSCFQDLWSQLSGMQKQEDRLELLTDYALTFVKPSEAGALSLLDSVNYFKNLALDPVKLLAQTNQVSTRRIQTHFQTYLGYSAKELSRFLRFKKVLHFLYQQPPTTIDWHDLVLTFGYYDHSHLIKDFTYFLGISPRKFLKQIATGGVCISKSGKFY; via the coding sequence ATGAACAGCCAACTGGTAGAAGCCGATGAACGCCTGGCTACGGTATTTAGTCATTTTTACAGTGTTCAGCTTGACAAATCAGAACCTGCGATTCAGCAGCAGTTGCTTCCCAATTATGAGCTTTTGCTGATTGTCAATTTTGGTCCTGATGTACCGTTTTCCCTTGGAGACAACCACCATACTATTCATCAGACAGCCGTACTTGGGCCCTTACAAAAGATGCTGACGTATACATTGCCGCCGGGTGCAGATGTTATTGTTGTGAACTTTACGCTCAATGGCTTCTATCGTCTTTTGGGCGTACCCATGCAGCAGCTTAAACCGGGTGAGTTATATGATCCTGACATTCTGCTTGATAAATCCTGTTTTCAAGACCTTTGGAGCCAACTTTCGGGTATGCAGAAACAAGAGGATAGGCTTGAGTTATTAACCGATTATGCGCTTACGTTTGTCAAGCCCTCAGAAGCAGGCGCATTGTCTCTACTGGACAGCGTTAACTATTTTAAAAACTTGGCGCTGGACCCCGTAAAGTTATTAGCTCAAACAAATCAGGTGTCCACCCGGCGTATCCAGACGCATTTTCAGACGTATTTAGGCTATTCAGCTAAAGAGCTTAGTCGTTTTCTTCGCTTCAAAAAAGTGCTTCACTTTCTTTATCAACAGCCCCCAACAACCATTGACTGGCACGATCTTGTGCTTACTTTTGGCTATTATGACCATAGCCACCTCATCAAAGACTTTACCTACTTTCTCGGCATCAGCCCACGCAAGTTTCTTAAACAAATAGCCACCGGTGGCGTATGTATCAGCAAATCCGGCAAGTTTTATTGA
- a CDS encoding SDR family oxidoreductase: protein MNTTANSISPPSGAKTPTLLITGATGSIGAELTKLLADQGVPFRAMVRSPKDAQMLAALPGADVSSGDFNDAGSLATALQGIERAFLLTNSSEQAEKQQLDFVAEAQRAGVQHIVKLSQFAADANSPVRFLRYHAVVELAIRESGMAFTFLRPNLFMQGLLGFRSSIVEQGNFFAAVGDATISLVDVRDIAAVAAAALVEPGHEGKIYTLTGPQALTHAEIADELSKAVGRQITFIDVPPAAMRAALAGVGFPDWQADGLIEDYAHYSRNEASAIEAGVEDATGKLPRNFADFARDYASYFV, encoded by the coding sequence ATGAATACGACCGCAAATTCCATATCACCGCCCTCCGGTGCGAAAACACCAACCCTACTCATCACCGGCGCAACGGGTAGCATTGGTGCCGAACTCACCAAACTACTAGCCGACCAGGGGGTGCCGTTTCGGGCCATGGTTCGGTCACCTAAAGATGCCCAGATGCTGGCTGCGCTTCCGGGTGCTGACGTTAGTTCAGGAGATTTTAATGACGCTGGCTCGTTAGCTACGGCTTTGCAGGGAATTGAGCGGGCATTTCTGCTAACTAATTCATCGGAACAGGCCGAAAAACAGCAACTTGATTTTGTTGCCGAAGCTCAGCGAGCTGGGGTTCAACATATCGTAAAGCTATCGCAATTTGCGGCTGATGCCAATTCGCCGGTACGTTTCCTGCGTTACCATGCGGTTGTTGAGCTGGCTATCCGGGAATCAGGCATGGCGTTTACGTTCCTGCGCCCAAATCTGTTTATGCAGGGGCTATTAGGTTTTCGATCGTCGATTGTTGAGCAGGGTAACTTCTTTGCTGCTGTTGGTGATGCCACCATCAGCCTTGTCGATGTACGCGATATTGCGGCTGTTGCGGCTGCGGCTCTGGTCGAACCCGGCCATGAAGGAAAAATTTATACGCTAACTGGTCCACAGGCACTAACGCATGCTGAAATAGCGGATGAACTCTCAAAAGCGGTAGGACGTCAGATTACGTTTATTGATGTTCCTCCAGCCGCTATGCGGGCAGCGTTGGCTGGAGTAGGGTTTCCCGACTGGCAAGCCGATGGATTGATTGAAGACTATGCCCACTACAGTCGGAATGAAGCGTCGGCGATTGAGGCTGGGGTAGAAGATGCTACGGGTAAACTCCCCAGAAATTTTGCCGATTTCGCCAGGGATTATGCGTCTTATTTTGTTTAA